The following proteins are co-located in the Gavia stellata isolate bGavSte3 chromosome 18, bGavSte3.hap2, whole genome shotgun sequence genome:
- the PSMG3 gene encoding proteasome assembly chaperone 3 yields MEASPIVMSKQREEVVHGVPTEVVCTAFSNSVLVVVTQYGKMGTIVYVDPNTISDNVGRPSLTTKVLLGKDEPLVHVCAKNLVAFVSQEAGNKPVLLAMALKDKTVEGIQALREVIRSCQVW; encoded by the exons ATGGAAGCGAGTCCCATCGTGATGTCCAAGCAGCGAGAGGAGGTGGTACATGGGGTCCCAACGGAGGTGGTGTGCACGGCGTTCTCCAACTCTGTCCTTGTAGTAGTCACGCAGTATGGCAAGATGGGGACAATCGTCTACGTGGACCCCAACACAATCAGCGACAACGTGGGCAGGCCCTCGCTCACCACAAAGGTGCTACTGGGCAAGGATGAG CCCCTCGTTCATGTTTGTGCCAAAAACCTGGTGGCGTTCGTGTCTCAGGAAGCTGGGAACAAACCTGTTCTTCTCGCCATGGCTTTAAAGGACAAGACCGTGGAAGGAATACAAGCTCTACGGGAAGTGATCCGAAGTTGCCAAGTGTGGTGA